The proteins below come from a single Zhouia spongiae genomic window:
- the lysA gene encoding diaminopimelate decarboxylase — protein MRSQDLLNIAKEFGSPVYVYDAEKIVSQYERLTSAFKKVKHLKLNYAVKALSNISVLKLMNSLGSGLDTVSIQEVRLGILAGFKPEDIIYTPNGVSLEEIEEVAALGAQINIDNLSILEQFGSKHPNVPVCIRINPHVMAGGNTNISVGHIDSKFGISIHQIPHLLRIVENTNMTVNGIHMHTGSDILDIEVFLYASEILFETAKNFKNLEFIDFGSGFKVPYKDSDIETNIEELGKKLSKRFNDFCAEYGKDLTLTFEPGKFLVSEAGCFLASVNVVKQTTSTVFAGVDTGFNHLIRPMLYNAHHDIVNISNPNGKARFYSIVGYICETDTFANNRRITEISEGNILCFKNAGAYCFTMASNYNSRYRPAEVLWYKGQAHLIRKRETFEDLTRNQVEVNFSNLKKPNKELVKS, from the coding sequence ATGAGATCACAGGATTTATTAAACATTGCAAAAGAATTTGGGAGTCCGGTGTATGTTTATGACGCCGAAAAAATTGTTTCTCAGTACGAGAGGCTCACTTCTGCTTTTAAAAAGGTAAAACATTTAAAATTAAACTACGCTGTAAAAGCACTAAGTAATATATCGGTTCTTAAATTGATGAATAGTTTAGGAAGCGGTTTGGATACAGTATCAATTCAGGAAGTACGTTTAGGAATACTTGCAGGCTTTAAACCTGAAGATATCATATATACTCCTAACGGGGTTTCCCTTGAGGAAATAGAAGAAGTAGCCGCTTTAGGGGCACAGATCAATATCGACAACCTCTCTATCCTCGAGCAATTTGGCAGCAAACATCCTAATGTACCGGTATGTATCCGTATCAACCCTCATGTAATGGCAGGAGGAAACACCAACATCTCTGTTGGTCATATCGATTCAAAATTTGGCATAAGCATACATCAGATACCTCATCTTTTACGGATCGTAGAAAACACCAATATGACCGTTAATGGCATCCATATGCATACAGGAAGTGATATTCTTGATATTGAAGTGTTCTTGTATGCATCCGAAATACTTTTTGAAACAGCGAAAAATTTTAAAAACCTGGAGTTCATCGATTTCGGAAGCGGCTTTAAAGTCCCTTACAAAGACAGTGATATTGAAACCAATATAGAAGAGCTGGGTAAAAAACTGAGCAAAAGGTTTAACGACTTTTGTGCAGAATACGGAAAAGATCTTACACTTACCTTCGAACCGGGTAAATTCTTAGTAAGTGAGGCCGGCTGTTTTCTGGCTTCGGTCAATGTAGTTAAACAAACAACTTCTACTGTTTTTGCAGGAGTCGATACAGGGTTTAATCATCTGATCCGCCCTATGCTGTATAATGCACACCACGATATAGTAAACATCTCAAATCCTAACGGAAAGGCCAGGTTTTATTCTATAGTGGGATACATCTGCGAAACCGACACTTTTGCAAACAACAGGCGTATTACCGAAATATCAGAAGGCAATATCCTTTGCTTCAAAAATGCAGGCGCCTATTGTTTTACCATGGCCAGCAATTATAATTCAAGGTACAGACCCGCCGAAGTATTATGGTACAAAGGACAGGCGCATTTGATCAGAAAGCGAGAAACCTTTGAAGACCTGACACGTAATCAGGTTGAAGTAAATTTCAGCAACTTAAAAAAGCCAAACAAAGAATTGGTTAAATCTTAA
- a CDS encoding thioredoxin family protein, with product MKVKFILTGLFICLIALTTSSFKEKDTGIKWMSWEEAIRKSESDQNPKKIFIDVFTDWCGWCKKMDKDTFNHPDVAAYMNKNFYMVKMDGEGKEDIEYKGNTFKYVASGNRGYHELAASLLQGKLSYPTVVFLDENQKMLSPVPGYKKPQEFLMIAKYFGDNIYKDKTWDEYQKELK from the coding sequence ATGAAAGTAAAATTTATCTTAACCGGGCTCTTCATCTGTTTGATCGCCCTTACTACATCTTCTTTTAAAGAAAAAGACACCGGAATAAAATGGATGAGCTGGGAAGAAGCCATCCGGAAATCCGAATCAGACCAAAACCCGAAAAAGATATTCATAGATGTATTTACCGACTGGTGCGGATGGTGTAAAAAAATGGACAAAGACACTTTTAACCATCCCGATGTAGCTGCATATATGAACAAAAACTTCTATATGGTAAAAATGGACGGTGAAGGAAAAGAAGATATCGAATACAAAGGAAACACATTTAAATATGTCGCATCCGGAAACAGAGGTTATCACGAATTGGCAGCCTCACTTTTACAAGGAAAACTAAGCTATCCTACAGTAGTATTCCTCGATGAAAATCAAAAAATGCTTTCTCCCGTTCCCGGCTACAAAAAACCTCAGGAATTTTTAATGATCGCTAAATATTTCGGAGATAACATTTACAAGGACAAGACCTGGGATGAATATCAAAAAGAATTGAAATAA
- a CDS encoding SRPBCC family protein, producing MKKLSFDQFTKRIYIRSTPEKLYWCWATEEGITSWFLRAATFSRNGERLQPDKPVSKGDSYTWMWHNWDGEEKGQILEANGSDFIVISFAGNCKVTVSLKKADEAVLLSLTQSDIPTDDDNKLKVHYGCSNGWTFWLANLKAYLEYGIRLNETEFDLRNEELAGYEFVNM from the coding sequence ATGAAAAAACTATCTTTCGATCAATTTACAAAACGCATTTACATCAGGTCTACCCCGGAAAAACTATATTGGTGCTGGGCTACCGAAGAAGGAATTACCTCCTGGTTCTTACGTGCTGCAACTTTTTCGAGAAATGGCGAACGTCTTCAACCCGATAAGCCCGTAAGTAAGGGAGACTCATATACATGGATGTGGCATAATTGGGATGGGGAAGAAAAAGGACAAATTCTGGAAGCCAACGGTTCTGACTTCATTGTTATCTCCTTTGCCGGCAATTGCAAAGTAACGGTTTCTTTAAAAAAAGCAGACGAAGCAGTGCTGCTGTCACTTACCCAGTCCGATATCCCAACAGACGATGACAATAAGCTAAAAGTTCATTACGGGTGCAGCAACGGATGGACGTTCTGGCTCGCCAACCTTAAAGCATACCTTGAATACGGTATCCGGCTTAACGAAACTGAGTTTGATCTTCGGAATGAAGAACTGGCCGGTTACGAATTTGTTAATATGTAA
- a CDS encoding NUDIX domain-containing protein, producing the protein MNNPNVKINSVQILSNDWYTLKKVNFDYKTLDGNIQNQSREVYDRGNGAVVLLYNEENKTIVLTRQFRMPTYLNDNTDGMMIEAPAGLLDDDNPQDCIIREIEEETGYRVEKVEKVFESYTSPGAVTEILHFFMACYTPAMKVSKGGGKEEEHEDIEVVEMPFEKALQMIHSGEIRDAKTIMLLLYAKAYDLC; encoded by the coding sequence ATGAATAACCCTAACGTTAAAATCAATAGTGTACAGATACTCTCTAACGACTGGTACACTTTGAAAAAAGTAAATTTCGATTACAAAACCCTCGACGGAAATATTCAAAATCAGAGCCGCGAAGTATACGACCGGGGTAATGGAGCGGTCGTCCTGCTCTATAACGAGGAAAATAAGACCATCGTATTAACCAGGCAATTCAGAATGCCCACCTACCTAAACGACAATACAGACGGCATGATGATCGAGGCTCCTGCCGGATTACTCGATGACGACAATCCACAAGATTGTATCATAAGGGAGATCGAAGAAGAAACAGGATACAGGGTAGAAAAAGTAGAAAAAGTTTTTGAATCCTATACATCTCCCGGTGCCGTGACCGAAATATTGCATTTTTTCATGGCCTGCTACACACCGGCCATGAAAGTAAGCAAAGGAGGTGGAAAAGAGGAAGAACACGAAGACATTGAAGTTGTTGAAATGCCGTTTGAAAAGGCTTTACAGATGATTCATTCAGGTGAGATAAGGGATGCCAAAACCATTATGTTACTGTTGTACGCCAAGGCATACGACCTGTGTTAA
- a CDS encoding class I SAM-dependent methyltransferase codes for MNYSKAYIYNMDSEIFSKQSDYYKKYRPEYPDEMFRFLYRHLKRRDNAYDCGTGTGTIAYRLAERFKMVYAVDVSAEQLRNAVQKENIEYSLGKAEEMPFPDRFFDLVTVGQALHWFDTDKFFGEVTRVLKPDGVIAIMGYGRIMAEEQIDVKIHEFYRTMFANYYTANRKLLEHEYRNIRFPFDETECPGFEIEYHWDIKDLQGYFYSWSAVQRYIDENHSDPTIAIIDSLRSLWKERRKVRFPVFIRLGRLNRS; via the coding sequence ATGAATTATAGTAAAGCGTATATTTATAATATGGATTCTGAAATATTTTCAAAGCAGAGTGATTACTACAAGAAGTACAGGCCGGAATATCCTGACGAGATGTTTCGTTTTTTATACAGGCACTTAAAGAGAAGGGATAATGCCTATGATTGCGGAACGGGAACCGGAACTATTGCATACCGGCTGGCGGAACGTTTTAAAATGGTCTATGCTGTTGATGTGAGTGCCGAACAATTAAGAAATGCTGTTCAAAAGGAAAATATTGAGTATAGTTTGGGGAAGGCTGAGGAAATGCCGTTTCCGGATCGTTTCTTTGATCTGGTAACAGTGGGGCAGGCTTTGCATTGGTTTGATACGGATAAGTTCTTTGGGGAGGTGACAAGGGTATTAAAACCCGATGGTGTTATTGCAATTATGGGGTATGGCAGAATTATGGCAGAAGAACAAATTGATGTGAAGATACATGAGTTTTACAGGACCATGTTTGCAAATTATTATACGGCTAACAGAAAGCTTCTTGAACATGAGTACCGGAACATCCGGTTTCCTTTTGATGAAACAGAGTGCCCCGGGTTTGAAATTGAATACCATTGGGATATTAAAGATCTGCAAGGGTATTTTTATTCCTGGTCAGCCGTACAGAGGTATATAGATGAAAATCATAGCGATCCTACCATAGCTATTATAGATTCTTTAAGGTCTTTATGGAAAGAACGGCGGAAAGTGAGGTTTCCGGTATTTATAAGGTTAGGGAGGTTAAACCGTTCTTAA